From the genome of Macrobrachium nipponense isolate FS-2020 chromosome 29, ASM1510439v2, whole genome shotgun sequence, one region includes:
- the LOC135205943 gene encoding cuticle protein 7-like, with protein sequence MSLKVALFVSSVLVLATADRARVYSAPPTYAPPAPVYHAPVSYREPVYPDVPPNYKFNYGVADGYSGANFAHEESRDGYKTQGRYRVHLPDGRIQTVTYYDNGNGLVAEVSYQGEAFYPPTPKYKPTLVPSYRPRLAYAAPTY encoded by the exons ATGTCACTCAAG GTCGCCCTCTTTGTCTCGTCAGTGTTGGTTCTGGCCACAGCAGACAGGGCCCGTGTCTACAGTGCTCCTCCGACTTACGCTCCCCCGGCCCCGGTATACCACGCTCCTGTCTCCTACAGGGAACCAGTGTATCCTGAT GTACCACCCAACTACAAGTTCAACTACGGCGTCGCCGACGGGTATTCTGGAGCCAACTTCGCCCACGAAGAATCCCGCGACGGCTACAAGACCCAAGGCCGCTACAGAGTCCACCTTCCCGACGGCCGCATCCAGACCGTCACGTACTACGACAACGGAAACGGTCTTGTGGCCGAGGTCTCTTACCAGGGAGAAGCCTTCTATCCACCAACGCCTAAGTATAAGCCTACTCTTGTTCCTTCATACAGACCACGCCTCGCCTACGCTGCCCCTACTTACTGA
- the LOC135206156 gene encoding cuticle protein 7-like — protein MSLQITLVVVACGIALASAELPPAYGAPPAYAPPAPRYSAPVSYKEPAYPDEPPKYTFNYGVADDYSGANFGHSESRDGYNTQGSYTVNLPDGRIQTVTYYDNGDGLVAEVTYKGEAQYPDTPAYGPSPSYQPAPRYHAPAPTYA, from the exons ATGTCTCTCCAG ATTACCCTCGTCGTCGTCGCCTGCGGGATCGCCTTGGCCTCTGCCGAGCTGCCACCAGCCTACGGTGCCCCTCCCGCCTACGCGCCTCCTGCACCAAGATACTCTGCCCCCGTCTCCTACAAGGAACCAGCATATCCTGAC gAACCCCCCAAGTACACCTTCAACTACGGCGTCGCCGACGACTACTCCGGCGCCAACTTCGGCCACAGCGAGTCCCGCGACGGCTACAACACCCAGGGCAGCTACACCGTCAACCTCCCCGACGGACGCATCCAGACCGTCACTTACTACGACAATGGCGACGGCCTCGTCGCCGAGGTGACTTACAAGGGAGAGGCCCAGTACCCAGATACCCCTGCCTACGGCCCATCCCCCTCCTATCAACCCGCCCCAAGGTACCACGCCCCCGCTCCGACATACGCGTAA